Proteins encoded together in one Maledivibacter sp. window:
- a CDS encoding molecular chaperone GrpE, translating to MRCCFDGETQKKEIETIKPRQFNLNLSDADVKRIFKKAGACNITVEYLLESFIGDLISGTYSNGSDERMYAENWFERCGFSWMYNKTFLIYLLQYDFLEDAIGIYEDIQVFKEELQYSKEEPKEFTKEEIEDLKIDLEDSQNELNSHYSNYIEWAECNGRSLEEEMKEIFEWIKKRDEKLNSSC from the coding sequence ATGAGATGTTGTTTTGATGGAGAAACACAAAAAAAGGAAATAGAAACGATTAAACCGAGACAGTTCAATTTGAATCTTTCTGATGCTGATGTGAAAAGAATATTTAAAAAAGCTGGTGCTTGTAATATTACGGTGGAGTATTTGCTTGAAAGTTTTATAGGTGACCTTATTTCTGGTACATATTCGAATGGCTCTGATGAAAGAATGTATGCTGAAAATTGGTTTGAAAGATGTGGGTTTTCGTGGATGTATAACAAAACTTTCTTGATATATCTTCTTCAATATGACTTTTTAGAAGATGCTATAGGAATATACGAAGATATACAAGTCTTTAAAGAAGAACTTCAATATTCAAAAGAAGAACCAAAAGAGTTTACCAAAGAAGAAATTGAAGATTTAAAAATTGATTTGGAAGATTCACAAAATGAATTAAATAGTCATTATTCTAATTATATAGAATGGGCAGAATGCAATGGTAGAAGTTTAGAAGAAGAAATGAAAGAAATTTTTGAATGGATTAAAAAGAGAGATGAGAAGTTAAATAGTAGTTGTTAA